DNA from Streptomyces sp. Edi4:
CGAGGGCGGCTCCAGATCAGCCGGTGCGCACGCGCCGGCACCTGGAGCCGCCCTTCGTGGTCGCGACCTCAGCCGCACCGAAAGCCACCCACCCATGGAACTCGGCGCCGCGGGAATGCCGAGGACGCTCGCGCGTGTTTACGTATCGAACGACAAACTAAGCGCTCACCACCTACGGAGCAGGTCAAGGTAGCCTTGCTCGAACGGTACACAGGAGGACAGGGCATTCTGATGGCCACTCGAGGCAGGCCGCGCAAATTCGATCCCGACATCGCCCTGCGCCAGGCCCTGACCCTGTTCTGGGAACGGGGCTACGAGGGCACGTCGCTCAGCGATCTTGCCGCGGCCATGGGTATCGCCTCGGCCAGCATCTACGCCTGCTTCGGCAGCAAGGAAAACCTGTTCCGCCAGGTCATGGGGCTCTACGGCGCCACGTCGGGGGAGTCGCCCCGGCGCGCCCTGCGCGAGCAGCCGACCGCGCGCGCCGCGATCGAGGCCATGTTGCGCGCCACCGCGCACGAGATCACCCGCCCGGACACACCGACCGGCTGCATGCTCATCCTGACCGCGCTCACCGGACCGGTGGAGAACCAGGGGGTACGGGAGTTCCTTGCCGACCTGCGGCGCGACATGCACGCCACCATCAGGGACCGGCTGGTCCGAGGAGTCGCCGACGGAGACCTCACCGCGCCCCCGGCCGGCCTCGACGCCATCGCGCGGTACTACACCACGGTGGTCGAGGGCCTGTCCGTCCAGGCCCGTGACGGCGCCACCCGCGCCGAGCTGGAAGAGGTCATCGCCTGCGCGACGGCCACGTGGGACCACCTCGTGTCCCGCCCGCTGCCCACCAGTGGATGACGCGGGTCCCTGTCACGCGCCCCCGCGACGCCGGCCGGACATCGCCGGCCGTGGGCGGCACGACCTACCTCGACCAGTACCCTTCGACCGACCGGCCCGAGCGCGTCGATCGGGCCAAACCGCCTTCCACGGCGGCTCGTTGGGCCGGTTCGGGCGGCGGGGCCCAGGATGGCCCGCCCCTCCACGCAGCCGTGCAGGTCATCGCGGTGCCCATGCCCAGGCGCCGGCCGAGGGAGGAGCCACGCCAGCGCCGAGCAGGCCGCCGGTGGCCTCCGCCGTGAGGGGCAGAGGCCGACTGCACTCGCACCACCCCCGCGCGCTGTCATACCGCCCCGCTGGGCTCGGATGCCGTACGGAAGGCGTCTCTTCAAGGCACCACTTCCAGGCACCACTTCACGGGTGCGCCGCATGACCATTCACCGTCCGGGCCTGCTGCGGGCCCTGCATCGTACGGGGCCGACCGGACCGGGCGCGCCGGTAGATGACGTGCCGTCAACTGGCTCAGCGGCGCTCTGAGTCGGGGCGGCGCGGAGTGCCCGCGCCGCCCCCGTCGCATCATGACCTGTCAGTCTCCTCAGCGCAGTCCGGCGAACATGTCGTTCTCCGGCACGTCGGCCCCGGTGCTGTCCTGGACCCGGACGAAGGTTTCGACGCCCATCACTTCGGTGAACCTCTCCACGCCCATCCGCAGGAAGAAGATGTTCTCCCCCTGGCTCGCGTGTGCGGCCAGGGCGTCGAACTTCTGGGTGCCGTAGGCCGAGGTGTCCACCCATGTGGTGATCTCCTCGTCCGGGAGCCCGATCTCCGCCATCGCGGCGGCCTCGGCGGGGTCCGGCTCCGGGGCGTCCGGGTTGAATTCGCGCATGAGCTCACCGAATCGCCGCATCAGCGAGCGGGGCGCCGTCGTCCAGTACACCTTCGGCGTCTGCTCGATCATCGCCAGTGCCGCCATCGTGACGCGGTTCGCCTGGATGTGGTCCGGGTGCCCGTAGAAGCCGTTCTCGTCGTAGGTGACGACTACATCGGGTTCGTAGCGCCGCATGAGTTCCGCGAGCCTCGCGGCGCCCTCCGCCACCGGCGTCCGCCAGAACGAGCCGGGGGCGTCATTGGTGGACCAGCCCATCATGCCCGAGTCGGCGTAGTCCAGCATTTCCAGATGACTGATGTTCAAGACCGCGCAGCTGGCCTTGAGTTCATCACGCCGCATAGCGGCGACGGCCGCCGGGTCGTGCCCGGGATCACCCGGCTTGACCCCTCCGGGGCCGTCTCCGCACCCGCCGTCGGTACACGTCACCAGAACCGTGCGAATGCCCTCCGCCGCGTACCGGGCAAGAACTCCACCCGTTCCCGTGGCCTCGTCGTCGGGGTGGGCGTGCACAGCCATGAGAGTCAAAGGCCGATCAGTCACGACGTGTTTCTCCTGTATCAAGGGGCTTTCCACCTGCATCTGACGCGCGGACGCAGCCGAAGAGCGCTCAGTCTGTCCCACCCATTGTTACTGGAGGCTTCTTGCTGGAGGCGCCCCAGTCGCGACGTGCCGGGCGCCCGCCCTCGCGTGCTGATCCGCCGGTCCGGACCGGGACGGCGATCAGGCGGGCCGTGAGGGCAGTGAGGGGTCATGATGGCCGGGCGGCTCGGCGCACCGCTCGCCGAAGAGCGCGGTCGTGCAGGGCCCGCCGTCGCCGGTGTAGGGGTGATGGCGGATCGGGTCGAGCGGGATGCTGGCCTGCCCCTCCAGTGGAGGCGGCGTCGGCTGCGCGAGCCGCGTCTCGACCTGGGTGATCCGAGCCGTCAGGTCGTCGCTGGTCACTGGGGTTCTCCTTGCGGTCGGGGCGGAGTGGATTCGTTGTCCCTACCCGTTCCCCGGGCGCTCTGTCACGGTGGGTGGCGCCGCGTCCGGGCGTCCGGCCCGCGGCCGTCGCCGCCGGCGTCGACGCGTGCCGCGCCTCGGGCGGTCCAGGCCTGTCGTAGGGTGCGTGGTATGAGCCCGCGCATCGCGACCAACACGCCTGTCTCACTCGACCAGTTGCTGGAGTTCGTCCGCCCTCGGCACCGCGCGATCCTGCTGACCCGGCGGACCGACGGCGGCCCGCAGGGATCCCCGCTGACATGCGGTGTCGACGAGGCGGGGCGCCTGGTCATGTCCACCTACCCCGACCGCGCCAAGACCCGGAACACCCGCAGGGACCCCCGCGTCAGCGTGATCGTCCTCTCGGACGCCTGGGACGGACCCTGGGTCCAGGTGGACGGCGAGGCCGAGGTCATCGACGCGCCGGAATCGGTCGAGCCCCTGGTGGACTACTTCCGGAGCATCAGCGGCGAGCACCCGGACTGGGCGGAGTACCGCGCGGCGATGGTGAAGCAGGGCAAGTCCCTGATCCGCGTCACACCGGTGCGCTGGGGACCGGTGGCGACCGGCGGGTTCCCGCCCGCGCCCGCGCAGGAGCAGGGACAGGAGTAGCCCGCTGCGGCCGGGCCCCCGTCCCCGGCTCCCGGCCCCGCCCCCGTTCCCGGCCCGCGCCCCGACGCCGGCGAACGGGCCAAGGCGCCAGGCCCCGCCGCGTCGGGAACGGCCGCCCGGCGCTCTCGTGTTTTCATACGGTCATGGAGACGTGGCCTGGTCGTCCTTATCCGCTCGGTGCTGTCCACGACGGCGCCGGAACCAATTTCGCCCTCTTCTCCGAGGTGGCAGAGGGGGTGGAACTCTGCCTCTTCGACGACGCCGGCGACGAGCGGCGCGTGCCGCTCACCGACGCCGACGGATCGGTCTGGCACGCCTATCTGCCCGGTGTGGGCCCCGGCCAGCGGTACGGCTACCGGGTGCACGGCCCGTACCGGCCGTCCGAGGGGCTGCGCTGCGATCCGGCGAAGTTGCTGCTCGACCCGTACGCCACCGCCGTGGACGGACAGCTCGACGGCGACCCCTCCCTGCTCACCGCCGACCCGGAGCACCCTGGCACGCCCAACGGCCTGGACAGCGCGGGGCACGGGATGTTCGCGGTGGTGACCGACCGGGGTTTCGACTGGGAGGGCGACCGGCGCCCGAACCACCCCTACCACGAGTCGGTGATCTACGAGGCCCACGTACGGGGCCTGACGATGCGTCACCCCAGTGTGCCCAAGGAACTGCGCGGTACGTACGCCGGGCTCGCGCACCCCGAGGTGATCGACCACCTCAAGGAACTGGGCGTCACAGCGGTGGAGTTGATGCCGGTGCATCAGTTCACGCAGGACGGATTCCTCGTCGACCGGGGCCTGTCGAACTACTGGGGCTACAACACCATCGGCTTCTTCGCGCCGCACAACGGCTTCGCGGCCGGCGGTACCCGGGGAGAGCAGGTCGTCGAGTTCAAGGAGATGGTGAAGGCTCTGCACGCCGCCGGGATCGAGGTCATCCTGGACGTGGTGTTCAACCACACGGCCGAAGGCAACGAGCGGGGCCCCACCCTGTCGTTCCGGGGCATCGACAACACGGCGTACTACCGTCTCGTCGACGACGACCCCGCGCACTACTTCGACACCACCGGCACCGGCAACTCCCTGCTGATGCGCCACCCCAACGTCCTGCAACTCATCATGGACTCACTGCGGTACTGGGTCACCGAGATGCGCGTCGACGGCTTCCGCTTCGACCTCGCGGCCACCCTTGCGCGGCAGTTCCACGAGGTGGACCGGCTTTCGGTCTTCTTCGACCTGGTCCAGCAGGACCCGGTGATCAGCCAGGTCAAGCTGATCGCCGAACCCTGGGACATCGGGGACGGCGGCTATCAGGTGGGCAACTTCCCCTCCCTGTGGTCGGAGTGGAACGGCCAGTACCGCGACACCGTGCGCGGCTTCTGGCGGGGCGAGGGCGGCACCCTGGCCGACTTCGCGTCCCGGCTCACGGGCTCGTCCGACCTCTACCAGCACGACCGGCGGCGGCCCCGGGCAAGCGTGAACTTCGTGGTGGCGCACGACGGATTCACGCTGCGCGACCTCGTCTCGTACGACACCAAGCACAATGAGGCCAATGGCGAGGACAACCGGGACGGCGCGGACGACAACCGGTCCTGGAACTGCGGCGTCGAGGGTGAGACCGATGACCCCGACGTACGGGAGCTGCGCCTGCGCCAGCAGCGCAACCTGCTCGCGACGCTCCTGCTCTCCCAGGGCGTACCGATGCTCGCCCACGGTGACGAGCTGGGGCGCACCCAGAACGGCAACAACAACGCCTACTGCCAGGACAACGAAATCTCCTGGGTGGACTGGGAGTTGGACGACGAGCGGCGCGGTCTGCTCGACTTCACCCGGCGTGTGGTGGCGCTGCGCCACGCCCACCCGGGGCTGCGCCGTCGCCACTTCCCCGTCGGCCCCACCCCCGGCACCCCGCCGGAGCGCGCCGAGGTGGTCTGGTTGCGGCCCGACGCGTGTCAGATGGACGACGAGGACTGGAAGCGCGACGACGCACACGTCCTCGCGGTGTACCTGTGCGCCGACGACCCCATGGAACGCGACGCGCGGGGCCGCCCCGTCACCGACGACACGTTCCTGCTCCTGTTCAACAGCTTCCACGAGCCCGTCGACTTCCGCGTGCCGCCGGCGGCGTTCGGCGAGGAGTGGCACCTGGTACTGGACACGGCGGACCCGTCGGCGGACGGGAAGACGTCCCGCTTCAAGGCGGAAGCCGAATTCCCCATGGCGGCGCACAGTTTGCGGGTCCTGCGGCGGGGGCGGCGGGGGTGACATGAACGGGCGCGGGTTCGGGGCAACCGACCACCGACCCGCGCCCGTCCACGTTCCGATGACTGACACGGCCCGTGCTCGCGGGTCGAATCAGGTGAGCTGCCCGCGCTCCGTGGGTGCGCGCCGGCCTCACGCAGCCGGCGAAGCCGGCGCCGCGGAGTCCCGTGCGATGTGGGCTGCCTGGGTCATCAGCGCGAGCAGGTCGGGAGTCGAGGAGTCCTCGCGGAGATGGTGGAATTCCGTGCCGAGGGTGATCGCGAGCCGCTCCGGCAGTGCGAGGCCGGGGTAACGGTCCTCCTTGAGCAGGACGCGGGCGGCTTCGAGCGCGGTGAGCCCCTGGGCGTGCAGCAAGGCCGCCTGTTCGGCGAGGTCGTCGAGGTAGGCCACGTGGTCCCGCAGAGCGTCGGGAGTCATGAGTGGGCCGTGACCCGGCACGATCCATTCCGGGGCGAGCGCCAGGATCCGCCTACAGGCGTCGGAGATCCGCTTGAGGGGGCCGGCCCAGTGTGACGGGTGATCGCCGGAGAAGACGACGTCACCGGCGAACACCACGCGTTGCTCGGGCAGGTGGACGATGAGGTCGCCGACGGTGTGAGCGGGGCCGACCTCCAGCAGTTCGACGGGTATGGAGCCGACCCGCAGGTCGAGTCGGCCGGTGAACGTGGTGGTCGGGGGGAGCACCTGGATGTCCGAGAAGTCGAACCGCCCGAAGTGCCGGCGGACGTACCAACCCAGCGCCTGGTTCGGGTCGGCGTCATGGCAGAGCGTGAACAGTTGTTGGGGCGTCGGTTCCAGACACTGGTGCTCCAGCGTCGCCCGAGTCGCGATGATCTCGGCACCCGGCAGCTGCTGGAGGCCCCAAGTGTGGTCGCCATTGGCGTGGGTGACGGCCACTCGGTTGAACGCGGTGTGACCGGCTGCCACGCGAGCGGCGTCGAGGAAGGTGTCCGTCAGCGCCGGAGTGTAGGGCGTGTCGACCAGTATCGCGTCGCCGTGGGAGGTGATCAGGCCGCAGTTGGCCAGCCCCCACACGCCGTCCGCCCGGGGACGCCACGCGAACACCCCGGGGGCGATCTGCCGCAAGTCAGAAGCAAGAGTCATGAGAGATCATTCTGCGCGTGCGGGGGCTCCCACGGAAGGACGTTTCCCGTGGATCGGACCACACTCTCCGGGGCCGGATTTCACTCGGGCGTCCCGCGCGTCCGGAAGACATCGCGGCGGCGGTCGTCCTCTTGGCTCAAGGAACGGAAAGTGGCCAACCAGTGGCGGGCGGGCTTGCCA
Protein-coding regions in this window:
- a CDS encoding TetR/AcrR family transcriptional regulator; translation: MATRGRPRKFDPDIALRQALTLFWERGYEGTSLSDLAAAMGIASASIYACFGSKENLFRQVMGLYGATSGESPRRALREQPTARAAIEAMLRATAHEITRPDTPTGCMLILTALTGPVENQGVREFLADLRRDMHATIRDRLVRGVADGDLTAPPAGLDAIARYYTTVVEGLSVQARDGATRAELEEVIACATATWDHLVSRPLPTSG
- a CDS encoding PIG-L family deacetylase; the encoded protein is MTDRPLTLMAVHAHPDDEATGTGGVLARYAAEGIRTVLVTCTDGGCGDGPGGVKPGDPGHDPAAVAAMRRDELKASCAVLNISHLEMLDYADSGMMGWSTNDAPGSFWRTPVAEGAARLAELMRRYEPDVVVTYDENGFYGHPDHIQANRVTMAALAMIEQTPKVYWTTAPRSLMRRFGELMREFNPDAPEPDPAEAAAMAEIGLPDEEITTWVDTSAYGTQKFDALAAHASQGENIFFLRMGVERFTEVMGVETFVRVQDSTGADVPENDMFAGLR
- a CDS encoding PPOX class F420-dependent oxidoreductase, with the protein product MSPRIATNTPVSLDQLLEFVRPRHRAILLTRRTDGGPQGSPLTCGVDEAGRLVMSTYPDRAKTRNTRRDPRVSVIVLSDAWDGPWVQVDGEAEVIDAPESVEPLVDYFRSISGEHPDWAEYRAAMVKQGKSLIRVTPVRWGPVATGGFPPAPAQEQGQE
- the glgX gene encoding glycogen debranching protein GlgX translates to METWPGRPYPLGAVHDGAGTNFALFSEVAEGVELCLFDDAGDERRVPLTDADGSVWHAYLPGVGPGQRYGYRVHGPYRPSEGLRCDPAKLLLDPYATAVDGQLDGDPSLLTADPEHPGTPNGLDSAGHGMFAVVTDRGFDWEGDRRPNHPYHESVIYEAHVRGLTMRHPSVPKELRGTYAGLAHPEVIDHLKELGVTAVELMPVHQFTQDGFLVDRGLSNYWGYNTIGFFAPHNGFAAGGTRGEQVVEFKEMVKALHAAGIEVILDVVFNHTAEGNERGPTLSFRGIDNTAYYRLVDDDPAHYFDTTGTGNSLLMRHPNVLQLIMDSLRYWVTEMRVDGFRFDLAATLARQFHEVDRLSVFFDLVQQDPVISQVKLIAEPWDIGDGGYQVGNFPSLWSEWNGQYRDTVRGFWRGEGGTLADFASRLTGSSDLYQHDRRRPRASVNFVVAHDGFTLRDLVSYDTKHNEANGEDNRDGADDNRSWNCGVEGETDDPDVRELRLRQQRNLLATLLLSQGVPMLAHGDELGRTQNGNNNAYCQDNEISWVDWELDDERRGLLDFTRRVVALRHAHPGLRRRHFPVGPTPGTPPERAEVVWLRPDACQMDDEDWKRDDAHVLAVYLCADDPMERDARGRPVTDDTFLLLFNSFHEPVDFRVPPAAFGEEWHLVLDTADPSADGKTSRFKAEAEFPMAAHSLRVLRRGRRG
- a CDS encoding MBL fold metallo-hydrolase; translated protein: MTLASDLRQIAPGVFAWRPRADGVWGLANCGLITSHGDAILVDTPYTPALTDTFLDAARVAAGHTAFNRVAVTHANGDHTWGLQQLPGAEIIATRATLEHQCLEPTPQQLFTLCHDADPNQALGWYVRRHFGRFDFSDIQVLPPTTTFTGRLDLRVGSIPVELLEVGPAHTVGDLIVHLPEQRVVFAGDVVFSGDHPSHWAGPLKRISDACRRILALAPEWIVPGHGPLMTPDALRDHVAYLDDLAEQAALLHAQGLTALEAARVLLKEDRYPGLALPERLAITLGTEFHHLREDSSTPDLLALMTQAAHIARDSAAPASPAA